The Flavobacteriales bacterium genome includes a window with the following:
- a CDS encoding 3-hydroxyanthranilate 3,4-dioxygenase: protein MPIRRPFNLQQWIADNRDLLKPPVGNKNLYADAGDYIVMIVGGPNARKDYHFNETEELFYQLEGDIEVGIQEDGKAVTIPIKQGEMFLLPANVPHQPRRGPNTVGLVIEVKRDDREMLDGLQWYCEQCNNRLHEYRFVLHNIEKDFLPRFREFYASVDLRTCKQCGHVMETDPRFV from the coding sequence ATGCCAATCCGTCGCCCCTTCAACCTGCAGCAATGGATCGCCGATAACCGCGACCTGCTGAAGCCCCCTGTCGGCAACAAGAATCTGTACGCCGATGCCGGCGACTACATCGTGATGATCGTGGGCGGCCCCAACGCCCGCAAGGACTACCACTTCAACGAGACCGAAGAGCTCTTCTACCAATTGGAGGGCGACATCGAAGTGGGCATCCAAGAGGATGGCAAGGCGGTGACCATCCCCATCAAGCAGGGCGAGATGTTCCTGCTGCCCGCCAACGTGCCGCACCAGCCGCGCCGCGGGCCGAATACGGTTGGTCTGGTGATCGAGGTGAAGCGCGACGACCGCGAGATGCTCGACGGCCTGCAGTGGTACTGCGAGCAGTGCAACAATCGCCTGCACGAGTACCGTTTCGTGTTGCACAACATCGAGAAGGATTTCCTGCCGCGCTTCCGCGAGTTCTACGCCAGCGTTGACCTGCGCACCTGCAAGCAATGCGGCCATGTGATGGAGACCGATCCGCGCTTCGTGTGA